One part of the Solanum dulcamara chromosome 3, daSolDulc1.2, whole genome shotgun sequence genome encodes these proteins:
- the LOC129881983 gene encoding probable ADP-ribosylation factor GTPase-activating protein AGD6, whose translation MTVEMRVPILFLQVKEGGYDTTVNETVNVVTANTSEIGQKSWGIMKGVLAMASQKVEEYTKESPAWKNDSWQRGESEKNGYYQDFNQDSKGWNASGGAQSSGRNTNFVSSGSWDDWDNEDKSKVNPTKGAAASNNKNDDWAGWDDGFDNHYQSASNNKHAAVHAGNIDSKWTDGGFL comes from the coding sequence ATGACCGTTGAGATGCGTGTGCCAATCCTATTCTTACAGGTGAAAGAAGGTGGATATGATACCACGGTCAATGAAACGGTCAATGTTGTCACGGCAAACACAAGTGAGATTGGACAAAAGAGTTGGGGTATCATGAAAGGAGTCTTGGCCATGGCTTCACAGAAGGTAGAGGAATATACCAAGGAAAGTCCAGCCTGGAAGAACGATAGCTGGCAACGAGGTGAAAGCGAAAAGAATGGCTATTATCAGGACTTTAATCAGGATTCTAAAGGATGGAATGCTTCTGGAGGAGCCCAATCCTCTGGAAGGAACACTAATTTTGTCAGCTCTGGGTCGTGGGATGATTGGGACAACGAAGACAAGAGCAAAGTAAATCCTACAAAGGGGGCAGCAGCATCCAACAACAAGAACGATGACTGGGCTGGATGGGATGATGGATTTGATAATCACTACCAGAGTGCATCCAACAATAAACATGCTGCTGTTCATGCTGGAAATATAGATTCCAAATGGACCGATGGAGGTTTCCTCTGA